In Candidatus Tanganyikabacteria bacterium, the DNA window GGCTGCACGAGCTGGAGTTCGGCGGCGTCCTCGATCGTCACGATGCGCTCGGAATTCGGGATGAAGCTCGACAGGACGTTGAGCAGCGTGGTCTTGCCCGAGCCGGTGCCGCCGGAGATGAAGATGTTGAGCCGTGCCAGCACGCAGTAGCGCAGGAACTGCGCCATGTCGGGCGTGAGCGAGCCGAAGCCCACCAGGTCCTCGATGGTGAGCCGGCTCATGGGGAACTTGCGGATGGTCACGGTGGAGCCGCGCAGCGAGAGCGGCGGGATGATGACGTTGACGCGGCTGCCGTCGGGCAGGCGGGCGTCGCACATGGGCGAGCTCTCGTCCACGCGCCGGCCCAGGGGCGCGACGATGCGGTCGATGACCACGCGGAGCTGCGTCTCGTCGGTGAACGTCTCGGGCGCCTGCACCAGTCGGCCGTGCCGCTCGATGTAGATTTGCGTGGCGCCGTTGACCATGATTTCCGTGACCGACGCGTCCGCGAGGTAGTTCTCGAGCGGCCCGTAGCCGATGGCCTCGTCGGTGACGTCCTTGACGAGCTTGGCGCGCTGCTCGCGGCTGGTGGCGGGCAGGTCGCGCATGCGCTCGACGATGCCGATGACCGTCCGCTCGACTTGCTCGCGAATCTCCTGCTTGAACTGCGGATCGCGCAGGCGCTCGGGCGAGATGTTCTGCCGCTTGAGATCCTCGACGAGCTGGCGGTGGATGGCCTGCCGGGCCTCCAGCAGGCGCGTGTCGGCCGCCCGGGCGACGGGGACCAGGGCCATGATTTCCGGGGCGTCCGCGGCGCGAAGCGCCGCGTCTTCTTGATCGTCGGCGACGGAGGCCGAGCGGTTTCCGGCGCCGCCGCCCTGCTTCGCAGCCCCGTCCTGTGCCGAGTCGCCGGAATAGCCGGACGCCTTCGGCGCATCCGCCTTGTGGCGCGCCAGGATGCCCTGCCCCACCTGCGCGAGGTTGATCGTGGGCATGGCCAGCACCCTCTGGGCGACGGCGCCGATGACCGCCGCGGCCTGCCCGCCGCCCCCGCCGGCCGTCAGCGGGACGCCGCGGTTGACCGACGAGATGATGGCCGGCGCGAAGGGAATGGTGGCCAGGAGCGGCCGCCCCAGATGCTCGACCAGATCGTCGGGGTGGATGTCCTCGGTGACGCCCGAGCGGTTGAGGACCACGTGGACGCGTTCCATCGGGTAGTGCTTCTGGCGGATCTGCTCCAGCAGGGCGCGGGTGGCCGCGAGCGCCGGGATGTCGGGAATGACAGGCAGGAGCACCGGCGACGCCAGATCGAACAGGGCCACGGCGACGTCGGAGGCCACGTTGGGCACGCAGGTGTCGACGACGATTTGCGAGCCGCCGTGCTTGGCGAGATCGGCGACCAGCTTGACCAGTTGCCGCGGGGTGGGCGGGTCGGCGCTGCCGCCGGGCGGCGCGGCCAGGAGCTTGACGCCGGTGGCGTGCACCGCGAGGGAATCGGCCAGGTCCCGCGAGCCCGCCAGGACCTGCGCCCAGTCCCCGGGTGCGGGATCCAGGTCGAGGGCGGAGGCCAGGGTGCCGCCGCTCGCCCAGTCCAGATCCAGCAGGACGGCGGTCTGCCGCAACCGGCGGGTGAAAGTGATCGCGAGGTTGGCCGCCAGCACGCTCCGCCCGACTCCGCCGCGCGCGGCGAAGACCAGGGTGACGCGCGGGCCGCTCACGGTTGCGTCTGCCCGTACTGGTCCTCGGGCTTGACCTCGTTGTTGGCGATGATCGAGGGGGAGACCACGAAGATCAGTTCGGAAGTCTCGCTCTCGTGGGACGTGGTCGTGAAGAGGGCTCCCAGCACCGGGATCTGCCCGATGATGGGGATCCTCGAGGCGACCTCGCGGCTCTCCTCCTTGAGGAGCCCCGCCAGGACCACGCTCTGGCCGCTCTTGAGCGCGACCGACGTCGAGGCGGTGCGGGTGGCGATGGCCGGGATCTTGGAATTTCCCACCGTGACTTCGTTCTGGCGGTCGATTCCCGACACCTCCGGGGTGATCGTCAGGTTGATATCGTCCACGCCCTCGAGGACCGGAACGACCTTGAGGCGCACGCCGAAGGGCTTCCACTCGATCGAGATGCTGTTGGCCGTGGCGATGACGATGGGCAGTTCGCCGCCCGCCAGGAAAGTGGCCTCGCGGCCGTTCATCGTCACCAGGGTCGGCTGGGCCAGGAGCTTGGCCTTCTTGTCCTCGATCAGCATGTCTAGCTGCGCTTCGAGCAACGAGTCCCGGATCGGCAGGCCGAGGCGGAACGGCGTGTCCGGCGGCGCCTCCTTGATCCGCAAGCTGTCGGACCAGTCGATGCCGGCCTTCCCGCCGCTGCCGCGCTTGACTTCCAGGACCTTGATGCGGATGGCGATGGATTCGGGGCGGCGGCTGGAGAGCACTTCCAGCATGTAGTTCTGGACCGGGCCGTTGTTCTGCCAGACCAGGAAATTCGTGATGCCCGGCTTCTTGGCCGCGATCAGCAGGGTGCGATTGGTGCCGTCGGGAATGACCGTGACCTCGGCGATCGTGCCGTCCCCGATGGCCACGCGATTCACGCCCGCCGGGACGGTGAACACGGTGGTCTGGCCGAGCGGGATCACCACGTCCGGCGCCCGCGCCGCGGCCGGAGCGGCCGGCGGCAGCAGGAGGCAGGCC includes these proteins:
- a CDS encoding CpaF family protein; this encodes MALVPVARAADTRLLEARQAIHRQLVEDLKRQNISPERLRDPQFKQEIREQVERTVIGIVERMRDLPATSREQRAKLVKDVTDEAIGYGPLENYLADASVTEIMVNGATQIYIERHGRLVQAPETFTDETQLRVVIDRIVAPLGRRVDESSPMCDARLPDGSRVNVIIPPLSLRGSTVTIRKFPMSRLTIEDLVGFGSLTPDMAQFLRYCVLARLNIFISGGTGSGKTTLLNVLSSFIPNSERIVTIEDAAELQLVQPHVLPLEARPANLEGSGAVHIRDLVRNSLRMRPDRIVVGEIRGGEALDMLQAMNTGHDGSLSTGHANSPRDALSRIETMVLMAGMDLPVRAIREQIASALHVIVQVSRLRDGSRKITKITEITGMESDVITMQDLYLYDQTGVDHDGRVMGAFRSAGLRPQFAEAFERAGLKVELGA
- a CDS encoding pilus assembly protein N-terminal domain-containing protein yields the protein MKRPYLLVLAFLACLLLPPAAPAAARAPDVVIPLGQTTVFTVPAGVNRVAIGDGTIAEVTVIPDGTNRTLLIAAKKPGITNFLVWQNNGPVQNYMLEVLSSRRPESIAIRIKVLEVKRGSGGKAGIDWSDSLRIKEAPPDTPFRLGLPIRDSLLEAQLDMLIEDKKAKLLAQPTLVTMNGREATFLAGGELPIVIATANSISIEWKPFGVRLKVVPVLEGVDDINLTITPEVSGIDRQNEVTVGNSKIPAIATRTASTSVALKSGQSVVLAGLLKEESREVASRIPIIGQIPVLGALFTTTSHESETSELIFVVSPSIIANNEVKPEDQYGQTQP